Proteins encoded within one genomic window of Setaria italica strain Yugu1 chromosome IV, Setaria_italica_v2.0, whole genome shotgun sequence:
- the LOC101770839 gene encoding myb-like protein H: protein MDPRFNGEWRASEIQTVKSLIARHNTNNNHANNMNKKHTDIVDELQAMFPLKEKHQVTNLYVELMVEIIQSGNQHVATSSNLMNGNFGMPMEDPAMGNMEEVLCSSLMEEMGAMRKGEEALQKQPTLRKQHAARFWTEEEHRQFLYGLRAYGRGNWKIISRHYVPSKTPVQISSHAQKYFQRLQNPTKKQRYSINDVGLYEAEPRVQNNASGQERLTFARGAYNPNHYGSGGQPTAMNNLPKVRLPLPHITSQASSSQAATLATGHQQQMEANGSFVAPSVEGDGSHMAWTSDQQGEFLDNQWFMDLRMD from the exons ATGGATCCTAGGTTCAATGGAGAGTGGAGGGCATCTGAGATCCAAACAGTGAAATCTCTCATTGCCAGGCACAACACCAACAATAATCATGCCAACAACATGAACAAGAAGCACACTGACATTGTTGATGAGCTCCAAGCAATGTTCCCCTTGAAGGAAAAGCATCAGGTAACCAACTTATACGTTGAACTCATGGTGGAGATAATTCAAAGTGGCAACCAACATGTAGCAACAAGTAGCAACCTCATGAATGGCAACTTTGGAATGCCGATGGAGGATCCTGCCATGGGAAACATGGAAGAAGTGCTATGCAGTTCTCTTATGGAGGAGATGGGAGCCATGAGGAAGGGGGAAGAGGCACTGCAGAAGCAGCCCACTCTTCGGAAGCAACATGCCGCAAGGTTTTGGACTGAAGAGGAGCACAG GCAATTCCTCTATGGTTTGCGTGCATACGGCCGTGGCAATTGGAAGATCATCTCCAGGCACTATGTTCCCAGCAAGACCCCGGTGCAGATCTCCAGCCATGCCCAGAAGTATTTTCAAAGGCTACAAAATCCCACCAAGAAGCAGCGCTACAGCATTAATGATGTCGGCCTCTACGAAGCTGAGCCTAGGGTGCAGAACAATGCTTCTGGCCAGGAGAGGCTCACCTTTGCAAGAGGTGCCTACAACCCAAATCACTATGGCTCTGGTGGCCAGCCTACTGCTATGAACAATCTTCCCAAAGTTAGGTTGCCACTTCCACACATCACTAGCCAAGCAAGCAGCAGCCAGGCTGCCACCTTGGCTACCGGTCATCAGCAACAGATGGAAGCTAATGGTTCTTTTGTAGCTCCGTCAGTGGAGGGGGATGGGAGCCACATGGCTTGGACTAGTGATCAGCAAGGAGAATTTCTTGATAATCAGTGGTTCATGGATCTACGCATGGACTAG
- the LOC101758511 gene encoding SUPPRESSOR OF GAMMA RESPONSE 1, giving the protein MTGTTWIIDGQRFATKIKNASGPSDPSKQKWMSNPSKECPKCSHVIDNSDVVHQWPGLPKGVKFDPSDQELLWHLLAKHGKSGIKPHPFIDEFIPTVEGEDGICYTHPQKLPGVKQNGSVSHFFHRTFRAYNTGTRKRRKINTDDLADVRWHKTGKTKPVLVEGKHLGCKKIMVLYTSTTKGGKAEKTNWVMHQYHLGTGEDEKEGEYVVSKLFFQQQFKPGEKNAQELTTADGLESMAAEADIPDFTTLPSEELVGTIQEIAQNPDHNPYQVNENCEINIQENAAEETVVLPPSEKPEGGDNPQSQDPKLWEGESQFELLDSQQLAEGLALCDEFLLSQSQTSCGGGDEPRAIKPRLAVYAQLPTEDFKKDLEECQRLEPSDTVNLELDNTTEFRLSQIDFSQDSFTTWAGGKIIDD; this is encoded by the exons ATGACCGG GACAACTTGGATAATTGATGGCCAAAGATTTGCCACCAAAATAAAAAATGCTTCTGGGCCTTCAGATCCCAGTAAACAGAAATGGATGAGTAACCCAAGTAAAGAGTGCCCGAAGTGCAGCCATGTCATTGATAACAGCGAT GTTGTTCACCAGTGGCCCGGTTTGCCTAAAGGTGTAAAATTTGATCCGTCTGACCAGGAATTGCTTTGGCACTTGTTGGCAAAACATGGAAAATCTGGTATAAAACCTCATCCATTCATTGATGAATTTATTCCAACGGTTGAGGGAGAAGATGGCATCTGCTACACTCATCCACAGAAACTTCCAG GTGTTAAGCAAAATGGAAGTGTATCACACTTCTTCCACAGAACATTTAGAGCCTATAACACTGGCACTAGGAAGCGTCGAAAGATAAACACCGATGATCTTGCAGATGTTCGTTGGCACAAGACAGGCAAGACAAAGCCAGTATTAGTTGAAGGAAAGCACCTCGGCTGTAAGAAAATAATGGTGCTTTATACGAGCACTACAAAGGGTGGGAAGGCTGAGAAAACCAATTGGGTGATGCACCAGTACCACCTAGGCACTGGGGAGGATGAGAAAGAGGGTGAATATGTTGTCTCTAAATTATTTTTTCAGCAGCAATTTAAACCTGGGGAGAAGAATGCTCAAGAGCTAACCACAGCGGATGGTTTAGAATCAATGGCTGCTGAAGCAGACATTCCTGATTTCACTACATTGCCCTCTGAAGAACTTGTTGGTACAATCCAAGAAATTGCTCAGAATCCAGACCATAATCCTTATCAG GTTAATGAAAACTGTGAAATAAACATTCAAGAGAATGCTGCTGAAGAGACTGTTGTCCTCCCACCCTCTGAGAAACCAGAGGGTGGAGATAACCCCCAATCACAAGATCCCAAGTTGTGGGAAGGTGAGTCCCAGTTTGAACTGTTAGACTCTCAGCAGCTGGCAGAAGGACTCGCTCTgtgcgatgagttcctcctgagTCAGTCTCAGACCTCCTGTGGTGGCGGAGATGAACCCAGAGCGATAAAGCCTCGCTTGGCTGTTTATGCCCAACTGCCCACAGAGGACTTCAAGAAAGATTTGGAAGAGTGTCAGCGGTTGGAGCCCTCAGATACTGTGAATCTTGAGCTTGACAACACAACTGAGTTTCGACTGAGCCAAATT GATTTTTCACAGGACAGCTTTACAACATGGGCTGGCGGCAAGATTATTGATGACTGA